The Glycine soja cultivar W05 unplaced genomic scaffold, ASM419377v2 tig00106212_1_pilon, whole genome shotgun sequence nucleotide sequence GTTCCAATGTAATTTAGAGATGACAAGTCATTGATATCAAGTGGATCTGTACTTACATATTTACCTTTTTCATTAAAGAAAGGTATTCTCTTGGAGTTACTGAGAGTTCTAAGAGTGGTTGtactctctttctttttaaccGAGAGTTCTTTCCAATCGGGTCGAAATTGATAAGTTACCTTCTTTATCAGACTTTGGGAAGGGTCGGCGTACTGTTCTTTATACCATTCTGGAGTTATAACATTTCTACCCGGTCCCTTGTACTTATAGACCTTCTTATTGCCATCTGACTCTTCTGTGGTATAGCTATAGCATTTAGGTGCTAAAAAGAATCCCTCCAAGATCTTAtcttctaatttaaatttaccTAATACAGAAGAGGAAACATCTTCCTCCGGAAGTGGATTACCAAGGACAATAGAGTCGGTGTCTGTATATAAGCAGTCTTCTCTTGAAATATACTTGTACATATAGATCCTTGAGCCGGCAGTGATCGCTGCGGCTAGTTGTACCGCGGAGTTCTTCGGGGGGTCCCAATAAGAAGGCCCCTTACCCGGATTGGTTAGATAAGATACCATGTATAGATCCTCTCTAAGAAAGACATCGTCTATAAACTCAGGGCGTCTAAATATACGGTCACGTTTAGATTTATTGCACATCTCGGTTTTTGTGCTTTGAGGATTGATGCCAAATCTACCATATAATGAGTTCATTAGTAATTTATATACAAAAGATAGGGCGTTATTTCCCTTCTTTTTAGCATTGGATCTGCTTTCAAAGAGAGAATTAATGTAGTCCTTGAATGGACTTTCCATCTCCTCGAAGAGGTATCCACAAATTGGTATTATAGTGTAGCCTATGTCTCTAGCATACTTGAGCTCCTCACTATAGTAAACCCCAACAAAGGTGCCTGTAGGAAAGATAAGAGTGCCATCCTTATTATCCCGATAGGGAAGAAATGGTTTCTTTATACTTTTTGGGCATTCTACATATGCTTCAATGAACCCAAACATGTTATCTAATGTCATATATTCTAAATCAGAATGCCAGACTGGTGTACCCCCAGGCATTGAGAATTCCTTCATAACAAAAGGATAGAGAGAGTTAACGTCATAATAGTATAAATTAGTACCGTATGGTAAGTATGCGTCGGTATGCCCACCGTAATATCCACGCCGAATAAATGTATCCTCATTCTGATTAGGGATGTGGATACGGTGCTTATTGTAATCGTAATATTTTTCACGAAATAGACTTAGAGCCAGTGAGGCTATTGTAAGCTTATTTACTATGTCTGCCTGGTAAGCCTTATAATATATGTCCTGGAAGGACTGCATAATTCCCCCTAGCAGAAGAATATCCTGCTCCATATACTCTAACAAACTCTCTTTCATAATACTAAGACTTTCAAGTCTTACATCCTCATAGGAAATAGATCCTTTAGAACCCAACTCAGGGCATAGATTCTTAGCAAGGTCATCTAGTTTGCCGGGGAGTAGATGTAAGGAGTCTCGGAACGTAAATAATAGCCTTTTTTTAGAATAGACAGCTACCTCGTAGAGTCTATTGTCTCTCATAAGGGGGGTGACCGTGTAATTAGGATGATATAATGCAAGGTGCTTAAGTAGAAAAATGCCATCGAATCGACCTAAATTATGAAAGTAGATTGTTTTAGCAGACCTATTTTGTCGAGTAATAGCCGCGACCCTAAAGATAAATGATTTGAGCATTTGGCAGCTCCTTTCTTCAAAGGTTGGGAAGATTCTTGAAGAGTAATCTTCGCTGAAGTAAGTATCGATCCTTTCACGCCTACTAACGGGAATCCCCGGATTAACAACCATGACACCGACCGCATAGGGTACATGTTgactatttttgttaattatggTCTCAGTATCGGCCACCAAGAACGGCCTCAGGGATATATTGCCCGATTTCCTTGGAACGGTTATATTCTTAGGGTACTTTCGAGAAGTAGAACTAAGACTTTTAACAGGTAAATTACTGATATCGATTTCTCCAGAAGATGGCTTAATGCATTCAGAGAGAGCCTCCTCTAGCAACTCCTCTTTTAAAGGTTGAAGAGGGCCGGGgatattttcttcaaaatgtGCTCGAATAGCTATTCTAAC carries:
- the LOC114404751 gene encoding uncharacterized protein LOC114404751, giving the protein MLFKTHGVRHNVPYTTYSRTRSTSTSILLNRIQSNSSKTFIFPHPKLLIPSLEYREPVSVQDTALLSHSVMSLLVSYVYPVLLGYAKANIIFYFKNREVGDIAKPLNKQSIPLTFDDGSPISKSEIYASVFSSIFKLIEIYDGFGVVRIAIRAHFEENIPGPLQPLKEELLEEALSECIKPSSGEIDISNLPVKSLSSTSRKYPKNITVPRKSGNISLRPFLVADTETIINKNSQHVPYAVGVMVVNPGIPVSRRERIDTYFSEDYSSRIFPTFEERSCQMLKSFIFRVAAITRQNRSAKTIYFHNLGRFDGIFLLKHLALYHPNYTVTPLMRDNRLYEVAVYSKKRLLFTFRDSLHLLPGKLDDLAKNLCPELGSKGSISYEDVRLESLSIMKESLLEYMEQDILLLGGIMQSFQDIYYKAYQADIVNKLTIASLALSLFREKYYDYNKHRIHIPNQNEDTFIRRGYYGGHTDAYLPYGTNLYYYDVNSLYPFVMKEFSMPGGTPVWHSDLEYMTLDNMFGFIEAYVECPKSIKKPFLPYRDNKDGTLIFPTGTFVGVYYSEELKYARDIGYTIIPICGYLFEEMESPFKDYINSLFESRSNAKKKGNNALSFVYKLLMNSLYGRFGINPQSTKTEMCNKSKRDRIFRRPEFIDDVFLREDLYMVSYLTNPGKGPSYWDPPKNSAVQLAAAITAGSRIYMYKYISREDCLYTDTDSIVLGNPLPEEDVSSSVLGKFKLEDKILEGFFLAPKCYSYTTEESDGNKKVYKYKGPGRNVITPEWYKEQYADPSQSLIKKVTYQFRPDWKELSVKKKESTTTLRTLSNSKRIPFFNEKGKYVSTDPLDINDLSSLNYIGTKLLESFKRKTAILEKENSALSQKLQKLEQERGIIAQRRVEEGNNTEDNNTLEQNNAKRAEDNINGDLLDPDTMPRDKKPP